The genomic segment TTCCTTTATGGGCTTGGTTTTACTTTTAGGGGTAGTGGTAGATAACGCAGCGCTCTATTACGAATATGTTCACCTGCTTTCTAAAGAGAATATTCCTTTACGAAAGGTTATCGTGGATAGTGGTAAGATCGTTTTACGTCCGATCCTGATGAATAACGCGACCACAATTTTAGGCTTATTGCCGATCATGCTGGAACTCCAGAAAGGAACAGAGTTCCAATCTCCTATGGCGATTGTTAGTATCGTAGGTCTTTTGACCTCATTCTTCTTCAGTCTTTATTTGATCCCAGTCCTCTTCTTTTATCTTCTGAAGAATAAAGAAAGGGCGTAGTTGTTATGACCGATCTAAAAGTCTTTTTTAGAGAGCATATTCTGAGTGTGAGTATGCTTTTTTCAGGATTTTTTCTTTTCGGGATTTTAGCTTTTTTTCAGGTCCCGGTTACTTTATTTCCAACGATGGAGTATCCAGGTTTGACCATCTCGGTCGAGTTTCCAGGTGCAGATGTTTTGCTGGTGGAGGAACTTCTGACCGTACCGTTAGAGGAAGCAGTTTCAGGTGTAGGCGGGATAGAGGAGATCCGTTCTTATGCTGAGAGAGGTAAGACAGAAATCAATTTAGAATTTCGTAAAGGAATCAACATTGATTTAAAGAGCTTGGAGATCCGAGAAAGGATCGATATGGTTTCGAGCAATTTTCCGAGAGAAGTTCATAAGCCGCTAGTGCTGCAGTACGATCCTGACCAAAGACCGGTGATGATCCTTTCTGTCGAAAGCCAGAAGTTCGATTTTGCGATTTTAAGAAGTATCGCTGACAATGAAGTGCGCAGATATTTAGAAAATGTGGAAGGAGTTAGTAAAATTTCATCTTCTGGAGGTAAGGTTCGAGAAGTGTTGATCGGCTGCGATCTTCAAAAGTTGAGAGCTTACGGTCTTGGACTGGAAGATATCCAAGAAGCTGTCCAACATAATAACAAAGATGCCTCGATCGGAACGGTAGAAAATTCCGGTCAGAAGGTCCAATTGAAAGTTTTCGGTAAATATTCCAGCTTGCGAGATCTTCAAAAGCAACCTTTCCATTCGAAAGAGCTGGGCCGAATTTTCTTTTTGGAGGATTTTGCAGAGGTTTCTTTTGCTCATAGAGATGAGGAAAGTTCCGCCAGGATCAACGGAAAAGAGACTGTAAGCGTTTTCGTTTATAAATCTTCGCTCGGGAATACGATGCAAATCGCTTCTTCCATTCGACAGAAGTTAGAAGAATTAGTTCTTCCTGATGTTCATTTTAACGTAGTCTATGATCAGTCGGAGTCCATCCGTAAAACATATCAGAATATTATAATTTGCTTTTTTATCGGCGCCTTACTTTTGGGAGGATTTTGGTATTGGAGAAGAAGAAGGGGTAGGGACGAAAATTATATCACTCTTTTTTGCCAATTACCGCTGAACTTCTTTTTGGTGGAATTCGTTCTTTTTGTTTCTAAGATAGACTTCGATATAGTTATTGCATGTTCCATTATTGTCGGCTTTGCACTTTGGCTGATCGTTTATCAGTCTCTTTCGAAGGAAGAGGGCGTTTTTTCTCTGCAAAACACTATAGGTGATTTCTTTTCCTTAGTGGTAATCGTTCTTTCTCTTTGTTTGCCTTTATATTATTTAGATCCGGATACTGGACAATCCACTATGAGGCTGGGGTTATTCATAGTTTTGTATTTGTCTTGTTCGTATTTTCTTTTTCTACCTTTACATTTTGTTGTCGGACGTATTCGAGGGTTGCTTGTTGGTTCTTACGTTTCGGTCCCGAATTTATATGAGAATTCGGATGCTCCAAATTTGGTAAGCCCGTTCCGTTTCAACTGGAAGGTCTCTGAAAAGTTTTTTTGGGGAGTTTATATTATAATTCTATTATTTGGAATGTTCAGATTAGTAAAGAGCGAGAAGGAATTGTTTTATTCCATAGAGAACAAAAGAATTCTGGGCTTTGTAGAATTCCCATCCGGTTTTAATTTTCCTCAAACGAATGAGGTCGTGAAAAAAGTAGAGAGTAAGATCGCAGAGGCAGAAGGTTTTGCGGAAATTACTTCAAAAATCGATCCAGGCCATGCATTTCTTGTGATCACTATCGATGAATCTAAAATTGACGGGGACGAATTCATTCAGAATGTTCGCGCTTCCATAGGGGATATCAGTCCGGCTTTCTGTTATTTTTCGAGAGAATCGGAGAATTCTAAATTCAAAGATATTCGGATCGATATTCTTGGAGACGATCTGGACAAGTTAGACGAGCTTGCTAAGAATGCTGCGGAGAAGGCTTCGAAAACTCCAGGAGTCGGCGACGTGGTACTAAATTACAAATCGCCAAGGGATGAATTGGAACTTTCTTTGAATAATAATAAGGCTTCGGGTGCTTCCTTAAATAATTCCGAAATAGCTGGTTTTTTAAAAACCGCGATCCAAGGCTCAGTCATTTCAAAATATGTGGAAGATCATCGAGAAATAGATATTCGATTGAGGGCGTTAAAAGAATTCCGCAATTCGAAACAAAGTCTGGAAAGGTTTGTCGTGAAAAATCAAGTCGGGAAATACGTGCCGCTCCCGGAAGTGACTACTCAAAAGGAATCACATTCTCCCACTAGGGTATTCCGTAAAAATAAGAAAAGGGTATTATCATTTTCTTTGCGCCTTACTGGTGGTTCTTATTTTTCAGTTAAATCTAATATAGTTCAGGAATTGGAGAAGGATCTTCCTGAGAATTATTATATAGAACCAGGTAGGAGTATGGAGAAAATTTGGGAAACAGAGAACCGTCTTTATGGTGTGATCTGTTTTTCTCTCGTATTGATCTATATGGTGCTTGCTTCTTATTTCGAATCGTTTAGAGAACCGTTTGCGGTTTTGTTCACTGCAGTATTGCCCTTCTTTATCACTCTTTCGGTTATGAGCTTAGTTTTTGGGACTTTGTCCCTGCCTATATACTTGGGGTTGCTATTGACGATCTCGATCTCGTGTTTTCATATTATGAGAATTCTTAAAACGGGAGAGGCGATCGGATCCGGGTTTAGGAAGAGGTCGGCGATCTTCGGGATCTTGGCTTTGTGTATTCCTCAGATCGTTTTTGCGAGAGAAGGTGGAAGATTTTTGAGGGAGTTTGAGGTCACTATGATCGTAGGTTACGGTTCTTCGCTTTTCTTAACTACTAAGGCTTTGCCGTATATTCTCTCAAGCAAGTTTTCGAAGTTCCAATTTTTAGGTAGAAAGTAGGTAAAGCGTGATCATACGAATATTTCATTTTTTTAATAAAGTATTTTTGCTCGTTCGAGAATCATTCGTATTTAAGAAGATAATCAGTTTTTATACTCCATTTTCCTTGAAGAGAAGTTTAGGATCTTTTGCAATCCTCCTTTTTCTGGTGGGAGGGTATTATAGGATTTTCGACGATGCTGTATGTTTGGAAGGAAATTGTAAGGATAGTCTTTCCAAGATCCAATTCCGCAATGGAGATATTTATCAAGGAACTTTTGTAGATTCTAAACCTCAGGGTTTTGGGGCCTTTTGGAGCAGAAAGGGAGATTATTACCAAGGCAGTTGGTTTCGGGGAATGAAACACGGCAAAGGTAAATATGTTTATCCTAACGGTACAGAATATGTGGGAGATTTTACCTTCAATAAAAAAGAAGGAACCGGAATTTTTAAATGGGCGGATGGGAGCATATTAGAGGGTTCTTGGATAGGAGATCATCCACAGGGTCAGGGCGTTTTGAGTTTACCAGGCTCACGTAAGTTTATCGGTTATTATCAGAAAGGTTCTATTTACGATGGAGAGGGAGTCTTTATTTATTCGGACGGTTCCAAGTATTTAGGAAGTTGGAAAGCAGGTATGAGACATGGCTTCGGGGTTTTGGTTGCTCCCGGAGGGATCGTTTTGTTTAGAGGGATGTGGGAAAACGATCAAAAGGTTCCAGGATCACAACCTTTCGACAGGCCCGGGATAGGTTCTTCGACGAGCGTGGATAAGCTCGAGGAAGGAAAAACTCGAGATAAGCAGACTAGTAAAACAATTAAGAAGAAGAAAGGCAATTGATCATGAATCATCTACTCGAAAGATTAAAAGAACTTGTTCAGGACAATTTTTATACGAGAGGATTTAAGAAAAATCTTCATTATAATCTTTATCCTGAGGATATTTTAAAAGAAACTCCAAAGGAATTTTTTAAGGGAGTTTTTAGAGTCTTTCTTTTGTTTTTAGGAACCTATGTTGTTTTTAATCTACTGGTCTCTTTGACGAACGCGGCTTATTTACTAGAGTATGGAGATAGAATGAAGGAGCTATACGATCAAGGAAAGGTTTCCTTTACTCTTTACTTGATGAATTCATTTCCAAATAGTATTTTCATGCTCGCAGTGCTTTTTCTTATCTTCCAATTCTATTTTGCGAGTTTTAGTTATCTTGCACTTTGGGTTTTGGGTGAAGAAGGAAGATCATATCGTAGGATCTTGGGGATTGCATTTTCCACCAGTCTTTATGTTCTTTTGGCTTTTTATCCTATATTAATTCTTTTTAATGTAACCCCGAACTCTTTTAAGAAGGATCCATTCTCTATGGTCCTATTTTTAAGCTTGAACGGGATTTTCTTTTTCGGAGCCATTATTTTGGAGTCCGTTTTTTATGTTAGAATGTGCAGAAGGGTCTTCGGTCAAAATTTGGGAAGAGCTTTGATCACTTGGTTTTTGCCGTTCTTTTCGTTTGCAACTTTTATCATTTCTAATCTTTAGAAACTAGGTTCGGTTGTTATCTCTTTGGCCAATTCAGAAGATGTTGGCTTACGAATATGATCTTTCCAAAGGATAGGAGGAGTCGTATTTGTTTGAGAAGTAATACAGCGAACAGATCCAGCAGGAGCAGCTGCGAGACGGGAACAAAAAGAATAACGGATCGTAGCAGGTAGTTGTGAGATTGCCTCGTCCAGCGTACTATAATAATTCACAGTTAGGACATGAGGAATCGTATTGAAAAAATTGGCGATGTAAGTGAATGGAAAGGCATGGTACGTAGGATAAAAACTATGACGTGCGAGAGTTTTGATATGCGGGTCGTCGTTATCGTTTAAACATTTACTTACGGAATACGGGATCCGATGTGCCGCTCCCATCCATAATATTTTTATAATGTCTTCGGATGAGCGGGAGAAGGATGTAAGCTGGACGGAGAATCTATCCTGGCATTCTCCTTTTTTACTTTGTACAAATACTAGGAATTCTAAAAGACCACTTCTATCGTCTGCTAAGAGGGAGCCGATCGGAACGGCTATGGCCTTGACTGTTCCCTCGCCGGGTTCCGGCTTACCAAGATCGGACTGGAGAGTTGTTTGGAATAGTTGTCCTTCTTCCCAGGTGATTGGGGATGAGGTCCATTGGTTGAATAGGGTCTTGTCTCCCTTATCTAACATAGGTGAGAAGATCTGTTGTGTATAGGCACTAGGGCGGATGAGTTTCCATTCTATTTTTAAGGTTTCGGATTTGGAGATTGGTAGAGGGTTCGGAAGCTCCGAGTTCGGATGATGACAGGCAAAGAAGAATATCGTTAAGAGAGAGAAGAGGAGAGGATTTCGGATCGTGTTTTTCATTTGTTTTTAGGGGGAGGTAACTCGGGACAGTTCGCTTGGATAGGTCCCGAGTGTGCAGAAAGTCTATTGGATATCGACGGTGATATTGTAGTTCGGATCTGGTGCACCGATCAATTCGTATCTTATTATGTAGTCGCCAGCAGTTTGCACAGTGTATGTATTTCCGTCATATGTTTCATCTCCTATCATTGAAGGGTCTATCTCCGAGCTTGATGCGGGCATATTTGTTGGGACTGTAGAAGTAGAGAAGGGACATCCACCTTTAAAGGCCTCGAATGTAATTGAGTCTGTGGCAGGGAGGCCAACAGTGATCACATCTCCTACTTGCAGGTTGGGCATAAGTACGAAGCCCATATAGTTTACCCCACTAGAGTTTTTTACCTGTACATTAACCGGTCCGCCACCTTTAGTTGCGGTCACGGATGGATATACGGATTTCGCTCCGTAATAAACGAATACACAACCGCCGAATATTCCGGGATCTAAAGTATAAAGAGTGGTCAGGGTACTTAAGGTATCGTCACCTTTGTCTCCTGGGCAGTTGGTGAATAAAGAAATTGCTACTAAAAGGATAGAAAATTTGGTAAGTAAAATTTTTTTCATGTAGATTGGGTCGCTCCCTCATAGACAAACCAACATAATCGGTGGTATTCGTCTATTAAAAATAGGGAATTAACTTAGTTTTGCAAAAAACTCTTATCCTATGTGGAATACGGAATCGATTTTCACAAAAAGATGCATTTCTTGCCACAAAAATTGTTTCTCTCTTTTTTATCCCACGTTAGTTTGACAGTAGCCTTCCTTTATTAGGAGGGCCAATCGGGTTTAACGTACACTGTGCAATATTCATCTCGCCATTTTTCATTTTTATCCAGGGCATGGTTGCTTTTTCTTTTTATTTTCCTAGTTCAATGCGGTCCACATTCTGCGGATTATAAAGTCCTCGCTGCTATAGAAAATTTTCTCGTGGAGTTAGGGGCTGGTATAGGTGGAGGAGGTGGAATCCTTCCTCCTTATACAGGTAATTTTTCTTTTTCGGTCGGGGATTCCGTTAACCTGAACGGAAATTCCGGGAGCGCAGGTAACGGAACGATCTTGGATCCAGGTAATTTAGGAAACACTCTTGGTTTTGCTACGGAAGGAAATGGCGTTCCGAATTTAATCTTTTTATACCAAGGTTCGAGCACATCTCCTTATGCCGTAGATGTGAATGGTGATGGAGCCGTGGATTATTATATTTGTTATCATTCGGATGGGTCTTTGACATTGAGCACCGGTATCAATTGTGGAGGAAACCAAGTTTTGGTAAGGCCGGGACTTGGATTCGATACGAATGGAGACGGTGTAGTTGATAATCCAATTTTAGCTCTTTTGGGAAATGATGTTACGGCACCGAGTGCTAGTATTTCTCCTCCGGCGGGTATTTATGGTGGAGCTCAGACTGTTACAGTCACTTGTGCAGATAATCTTGCTCCAGGGAATATTGCTTACACGTTAGATAGTACTACCCCAAGTTTTAGTCCTGCAAATGGTCATATTGCAAATCCGCCTTTCACTAATTTTACAGTAGGTGGGAGTGGGGATGGAGATTATACGGTGCAATACCGCTGTAGGGACTTGTCAGGAAAGGTGAGTAATGTAGGTACTGCAGTTTATCA from the Leptospira saintgironsiae genome contains:
- a CDS encoding efflux RND transporter permease subunit translates to MTDLKVFFREHILSVSMLFSGFFLFGILAFFQVPVTLFPTMEYPGLTISVEFPGADVLLVEELLTVPLEEAVSGVGGIEEIRSYAERGKTEINLEFRKGINIDLKSLEIRERIDMVSSNFPREVHKPLVLQYDPDQRPVMILSVESQKFDFAILRSIADNEVRRYLENVEGVSKISSSGGKVREVLIGCDLQKLRAYGLGLEDIQEAVQHNNKDASIGTVENSGQKVQLKVFGKYSSLRDLQKQPFHSKELGRIFFLEDFAEVSFAHRDEESSARINGKETVSVFVYKSSLGNTMQIASSIRQKLEELVLPDVHFNVVYDQSESIRKTYQNIIICFFIGALLLGGFWYWRRRRGRDENYITLFCQLPLNFFLVEFVLFVSKIDFDIVIACSIIVGFALWLIVYQSLSKEEGVFSLQNTIGDFFSLVVIVLSLCLPLYYLDPDTGQSTMRLGLFIVLYLSCSYFLFLPLHFVVGRIRGLLVGSYVSVPNLYENSDAPNLVSPFRFNWKVSEKFFWGVYIIILLFGMFRLVKSEKELFYSIENKRILGFVEFPSGFNFPQTNEVVKKVESKIAEAEGFAEITSKIDPGHAFLVITIDESKIDGDEFIQNVRASIGDISPAFCYFSRESENSKFKDIRIDILGDDLDKLDELAKNAAEKASKTPGVGDVVLNYKSPRDELELSLNNNKASGASLNNSEIAGFLKTAIQGSVISKYVEDHREIDIRLRALKEFRNSKQSLERFVVKNQVGKYVPLPEVTTQKESHSPTRVFRKNKKRVLSFSLRLTGGSYFSVKSNIVQELEKDLPENYYIEPGRSMEKIWETENRLYGVICFSLVLIYMVLASYFESFREPFAVLFTAVLPFFITLSVMSLVFGTLSLPIYLGLLLTISISCFHIMRILKTGEAIGSGFRKRSAIFGILALCIPQIVFAREGGRFLREFEVTMIVGYGSSLFLTTKALPYILSSKFSKFQFLGRK
- a CDS encoding MORN repeat-containing protein — protein: MIIRIFHFFNKVFLLVRESFVFKKIISFYTPFSLKRSLGSFAILLFLVGGYYRIFDDAVCLEGNCKDSLSKIQFRNGDIYQGTFVDSKPQGFGAFWSRKGDYYQGSWFRGMKHGKGKYVYPNGTEYVGDFTFNKKEGTGIFKWADGSILEGSWIGDHPQGQGVLSLPGSRKFIGYYQKGSIYDGEGVFIYSDGSKYLGSWKAGMRHGFGVLVAPGGIVLFRGMWENDQKVPGSQPFDRPGIGSSTSVDKLEEGKTRDKQTSKTIKKKKGN